The following coding sequences are from one Nilaparvata lugens isolate BPH chromosome 4, ASM1435652v1, whole genome shotgun sequence window:
- the LOC120351065 gene encoding glycine-rich protein 23-like produces MRGYCQIEAVLASASGMIGDSWMTGGSSGVTGGSGWMTGGGGVSGGSSWMTGGGDWMIGGGWMTGGGGVSGGSSWMTGGRGWMIGGGWMICGGWMTGGGGVTGGGWMTGCGGGVTGGSWMTGGGSGVIGGGWMTGGGGDDGRELYGEGGECEWGLGSTL; encoded by the exons ATGAGGGGCTACTGCCAAATTGAAGCCGTCTTGGCCTCGGCAAGTGGGATGATTGGCGACAGCTGGATGACTGGTGGTAGTagtggggtgactggtggcagcggttggatgactggtggtGGTGGGGTGTCTGGTGGCAGCAGTTGGATGACTGGTGGCGGTGATTGGATGATTGGCGgtggttggatgactggtggtGGTGGGGTGTCTGGTGGCAGCAGTTGGATGACTGGTGGCCGTGGGTGGATGATTGGCGGCGGTTGGATGATTTGCGGCGGCTGGATGACTGGTGGTGGTGGGGTGACTGGCGGCGGTTGGATGACTGGTTGTggtggtggggtgactggtggcAGTTGGATGACTGGTGGTGGAAGTGGGGTGATTGGCGgtggttggatgactggtggtggtg GGGATGATGGTCGGGAGCTGTATGGTGAGGgtggggaatgtgaatggggtctaggatctactttgtga